AACTCTCCGAAACAGGTCATTAACGTCTTGAGTAAGTGCACCGAAATCGTGATTTGTGAGGGATCTCAACGCATCATCAATCATCCCGCCCCGGGCACCGGCTGAGCTTCCAAGGGAACGAATGAATGCAGGGTAGTTTTCATCCATTCTACGGATTTCCTTTTCAATTTTGCTTGACATTCTGCCTGTGTATATAAGGGGGGTCATGACCATAGGGATGTCAATCAACGTCGGAAATTTGTCATAAAAAAAGAGCACAATAGCGATAACTGTGCACGCTATCAGGGAAATTGGGATCGTCCTAAACAATCTGGCCTTTTTTTCTGTGTTCCTTTTGGTCTGCTGCCAGATTGGATCTTTTGGAACCTTGCTTCTTGTGAAAAACAAAATAGCAACATAGACCATTGAAAACATTACAGCTACCATTGTCATGAGAAGAACTGCATCCATTCCTGTAATTACAGGCATGATAATTGCAAATGAAGCCATAAAAATGAGCGCCATGACAAGCGACACAAACAATTCTTTTATTACTTCCACATTGTAGAGTGCACTGTTATACATTGATTCATATTCGTGCATCACTACTGCCTGCTCTGACTCAAGGAAAGTTCGGACATCTTCTCCTGATTGTAGTCCATGGGCGAAACGATCGAGGAAATCCTGGAAAATCACAGATGGTGTTCTTTTTGAGATGAATCTGCAGGCATCCGAAAGACTGAGATTCCACACCACAACAAGGTTGTAAATTTTGCGACTTTCCTCGGAAAGCAGGGCATATGATTTGTTTTCAGAGAGTATTCTGATAATATCAATTCGCGGGGTTTCAGCCGTTGAAATAACACCCATCTGTGTTATGTAGTAGTGCATTTCGTTATTTATTTTCCCGACTTTTGCACCGAGTATTGAAAGAGGATAATACACAGCAAAGAGGATGCAAATAGGGGGGATTATAGCAGGAATATAATATGCTGATCCAGTAAAAAGATCTGAGAAAAATGTGTACATTATTGCGGGAAAAAGGAAACCAATGGCAATCAATGGAAGTGCAAACTTCAACACATAGGTTGTAGGTTCCATCTCCATTACTTTGAATGCCTTATGGTAGTCCATTGTCCATCCTCTCAGATTGTAAATGGAAGTCCGTTGACGCCGTATTTGTAAAAGTTCACAACAATTTTGAGAACCTCATGATAATCTTCAATCCCTCGGTTTCTCATTTCATTCAGAATTCTTGCCCTGAGGAATAAATCCTCGTATATCTGGCGTTTGTCTTCATATCCCAGTTTTGTAGCTATTTTGTCTTCAAGAATGAAACTATTGTTCATTCCCCTGAAATGATGTTTATCACTTTCAGGATCCCACTGGAATACTCCTCTTGTAACAACTCCACCAGCTTCCTCATAGTATCCTTCCAGTTCTTCAATTGAAAGACATCTCCTGAGGAATTTTCCTTTTCGATATACTGCCGATAATATCATTGCAACATTCAAGTTGTCAATAAAAGTTACAGGTACATTGATAGGGTCTCCTGTAAGTCTCTGGATCATCTTGGTTACGGCGGACGCGTGGAAAGTTGCAAGCACAGGGTGACCCGTTTGCATTCCCTGAAAAGCTACATTTCCTTCTGCACCACGAATTTCACCTACAATGATGTAATTAGGACGTGAACGCAAAGCAGCCTTAAGCAAAGCAAAAGTATCTACCCTTGAATCGGGTGGCCCGTCTTCCCTGGTAATCAATTGTTGCCAAACTGCTTGTGGTGGCTGAACCTCAGCTGTATCTTCTGCAGTATACATTTTTGCTTTCGGATTTACAAAAACAAGACATGCGTTGAGCATTGTTGTCTTACCACTTGCAGTTTCCCCACTGAAGAAAACACTCATTCCATTTTCCAGGCACATCCACATATATGCTGCCATTTCAGCACTCAATGCACCCCAGTTAATCAGTTGAATAATGCTTACAGGAACATCACTGAATTTACGCATGGTAAAGCTGCTTCCGCGCTTGCTTACATCCAAACTGTAAATGATGTTAATACGGGAACCATCAGGAAGTGCGCCGTCAGCAATTGGTTTTGAGTCACTAACCGGCCTTCCGATACGTTCACTCATACTTCTGAGCCAACCATCGAGTCCCTCTTCATCTCCAAAAGTAAGGTCTGTTTGCATCATTCCTAATTTTTTGTGGACAATGAATACTCCTGAAACGCCAATGCTGTGAATATCTTCAAGATACGGATCACGGATAATTGGTTCGATTGGGCCAGAGCCCACGATGTTCCTTTCGATGTGATATCTGATATTGGAATACTCCGTTTTGTTTACAGGTACCTTCTTTAGTTGTGGCCTGAATTTCTGAAGAATACTGCCTTCACCGCTATCAGGAATATCTCCCCCGGAACCAACATCTACTGAATCATTTAGGAGCTTGAGGATCATATCACGAAGTTGTTTTTCGGACTCAGGGACAGGTTCCTTTGCAGATTTCTCAAGAATTGAATCCATTATTACCCGGTACTTTTTCTGTTCCTTAGATGACAATCTTGGTTCGATGGAATAGTATTTGGCTTCTCCCATTTCATGAGTGCCATACAGGTGAATAAAAACCGGATCTCCCACAGGAAGAATGAGGTTCACGTCTTCCTGATCCAGATCGCTTGGCAGATTTATTACGAAGTCGGGCATTTTGCCGCCCCTTTTCATGAAATTATTAATGTAATGTTTAAGATGGGGATTTCTTTGCATTGCTTTCTGGAATCCGTTGTCTGCCATAGTTTCACTTCCTTATCATGCAACAGCGGCAATTTCTACTACCAATCCAACTTTTGTATCTATTCTGAAACCAATCATCTGGCCAACCCTTCCCTTTGCTCCGGTGAATTTGTTGACCACCAGTATTCTTTTTACTTCAGATGCCATTGCCTTTGATTTCAATGTCATGAAAATATCACAGGACGAACGGAACATTGATGCCAGCTCTTCAGTGAGCTGATTTGGTTCAATTGTCAGGATGATAACCTTGCCCATTCCATTTAGTTTCTTGAAGAAAGAGATCAATTCAAGACTTTTCTCTGGATCGGCACTGTATTTAATCAATGAGGATATCGTATCAATAACAATAACATCTTTCTCAAAGAGTTCTTCAGCAGACATAAGTCTCTCTATGAAATCAAATTGTGATTTCGCTGCCTTTACAAGCGGAATCACAGGAATGTAAAGTAATCTTCCTTTGAGGAGATGGTTAGCAATGGGATAGTCAAGGGAGTACATCTGGTTGATGAACCCTTTTGTTGTAAGTTGTGTTGAAACAAGGGTAACATTGATGTCATTTTCAATTAATCCGTAAGTTATCCTTTGACATATAGTACTCTTGCCGCCACCGCTTCCTCCTTCAATGACTACAAGTGACCCTCTGGGAAATCCATTTCCGAGCTTTTCGTTAAACTCGTCCCTGTCTATCCGAAACGAAAAAACGTTTTTATCCATGATTGAGCCTCATGTTGTCCTGAAGTTGATTGCATCTGTTTTTCCATTCTCTGCGGCTATCAGGAATCGATGATCACCCGCAGATAGTTCACTGATAGAGATGTCAATTTCAAGAACGTCCCCGGTTCTCCAGATAACTTCTCCCGCGGGAAGGGTCATGTTCACATTCGCAGGCGCTATCAATTCGCCGTCAATAAAAATATTTATAAAACCAGTTGCGAGTTCTGTCCGCCCTGTGTTTTTTACATAAAAGGTATAGGAAGAACTATCATAAGGTATCATTTCAGGATCGCTTATGACCGTTATGTCTGTTCTCAGTTGTTCGGCCATAATCTGACTGCTAACGGCGGTAGATCCTGTCAGGGACTGGACATTTGAAGTCAGGACAGCAACCACACTCAGCGCTACAACAATTGCAGCAATAAAAAAGATCAAATGCGTCATTGCACTATCCGCATTATCATTACGAAACATCTTTTTCATGATAGTTAGCATTAGATCCCCTCATTTTGGTATTTTGTAAATCTTAAAAATCTAATATTTATAATCGGATCAAATTATTTTAGTTGCTATAATTGCCATAAGTACTAACACCGCTTTCGGAAACAATCTTGATTTTGTGAGGATTTCCTGAAAGGTCATCCACGAGAAAACTGACCGTTTCGCCGGGTAATATTATTTCATATGGAGATAAATAGGATGCTGAAACCAGTTCCCCATCAATGATCAGATTGACAATCTCTCCGTTGGTGGATATACTTCCATCATTGGTGACATCAATTAGAAGGCTATGTGAACTATCGCTTCCCATTCTTTGTATGTCGCCAATTGCAAGGGAAGTTTGTAATTTTTCCTGCTGGAGGGTATAATAATCCGCACGTGCATCTTCAACGACTTCATCTGCTGTATGGATTGCTCCATAGTAAGAACTTCCCAGAACCAGGCCGGACACAAGAAAAATAGCAACTACAATGGCAACTTCAAATCCCATAAAGCTCCTCCAGCCCGTGCTTGACCTTTGCCATTTCCCTGTCGATAGTACTCAACTGGTTCTTATCTATCTTCTTTCCACGCAGTCTTTCAATGAAAAGAAGGGATTTGGTGTGGTCTTCAGGAAGAAGCCTCCAGGTTGGTTTTTCTACGTAATAATCAATACCTCTGGCGTATGCCATTATTTCGGATCTGACTTCTTCACTCACCCATCCAATGTCCACATAATAGTCAAGTGCGTCCATCAGGTTATTTCTCCCGACCCTCTCCATCAGAAATTCTATCCAGTTAAGAAGCACAACGATGTTCATAGGATTTTTCTTGATAGAAGCCAGCATCAGTAGAGGTAGTTTTTCATCACTTTCATTCTCTTCGATTTCTTCATCAGAAGCAGATGGTTGGGAGGACCCTTGGGCTTTATCCACGGTTTTTTTCCTCACAGCAGTAAGAGTGGTGTTTTCAGCCTTTTTTTCCCACCCTTTCATGCTTGTTTCCAGCTGCTCAGATCTGTTTGCTATATCTGCAAGCGTTGAATTAAGATCTTCTATCTTTTCGTGGAGATTAATCATGGCATCGGCGAAGACTTCCATTTTTTGTTCGATGTCTTCAAATTGCTGCTTTGCTTCAGCGGAAAGTTCAGTTGCAACTTCGCGATGTTCAAATCCTTCAATTTCGCTTTTAAGCATTTTAGCGAGGGTTGTCAGCTCTCCAATGCGTTTCTCATTTTGATCAAAACGTTCGATGACTGCTTTACTTGTAGGGTCATCGCCAACGAATGGATTAACCTGATTGGATACAATTTCATAAAGGGAAAGCAAATCAAGGACGCTCTGGTCAATTTTCTCAACAGTTTCCTTGACTTCCTGATTCTCTTTTTGGACCATTGATATAACAACATCGATTTTGGAAATACGACTGTCAAGAGCATCCATTCTCTGGCTTGTTTCTTCTAAAAAATTATTCTGCTCTTCTCGCTCATTATCTTCAGCTGTATCATCCAGAGTATCATTGAATGGGTCACCTTCAAACGGTGAATCTGGATCGCCAAAGTTATTTTCACCAAAAGGATCTTCCCCTCCAGATGCACTATCTGTAACAGAAGAGCCACTTTTTTTGAAAAGTTTTGTACTGAGGTCCTTAAATCGGTCGCTGATCCCTGCCATGGCTTTCACGCTGAATTTGCTGAGGCAAACGGCTTTATAAACATATAGCAAAATAATATTATATAAAAATAATGCAAAAAAAGGCTGCTAAGAGAGTCCTCCTATTAATAGTGCCATTCTTTCTTTTTAGTAGCAGCTGAAAAATTTCGTGTTTTGCAGTTCTCACTAATGCTGTATTATTGGGTTAACAAGATGCGTATTTTCATAAAATCTATTTTTAACTGGCATGCTTAAGCAAAAGCTGTGCATTTCTACCGATAAGCACTCTAGCTGAGACTCTTAACAATATTATCTAATTACTCAACAAAAAGTGGAATTACTCGCATCAAAAATTTATTTATTAAAATTATTAATTTTCACTCGAACTATGTGTTATTTTGCACTATTTTGTAGGTCCTTTTTGTGAAGTGTGGGGAAGGTATAAATATCATCACCATCATCATCATCATTATAACCCCAAAACATTTGAGGTGAAAAAGTACATGTTTAGCAAAATCCAAAAAAATGATTCGGCCTTTACAGGTCTGGAAGCTGCCATTGTCTTGATTGCATTCGTAGTCGTGGCAGCCGTCTTTAGTTACGTCATGCTCGGTGCGGGTTTCTACACAACCCAGAAGAGCCAGGAAGTCGTTCACACAGGTGTCCAGCAGGCAAGCAGCAGCATCGGAATATCCGGAGATGTGATAATTAAAGGAGATTCTGATGGTGATAATGCCAGCACGTTGACATTCTATGTTACAAGCACCGCAGGTGGAGCACCTGTAGATCTTGATAAAACGTTGATTACATATGCAGATACAAGTGACTTCGTATCCAATTGTAACTGGTCATACACCGGTGAAATAACAGACGAAGGAACTCCTGACAATCTTGTGGAAGCAGGCGAGAAATATCAGGTGGTTGTTAATTTCACAGCTACTTCCGGCATCACGTCCAAGCCAACAATGAATGAAGTCATTAAGATAGAAGTCAAACCACCAGAGGGAGCTGTTTTGGCCCTGTCAAGGACAATGCCTCCGGAAATCTCCGCAGATTCCTATTATACTGTATACTGAGGTGATTTTATGATTCCAATGAAAAAACTATCAAATGATACTAGAGCCTTCACCGGTCTTGAAGCTGCCATTGTCTTGATTGCATTTGTGGTCGTAGCCGCTGTCTTTAGCTACGTCATGCTTGGTGCAGGTTTTTACACAACCCAAAAGAGTCAGGAAGTCGTTCACACAGGTGTCGAGCAGGCAAGTAGTAGCATTGAATTAACAGGTGATGTTATTGCTACAGGAAATACAACTTCGGATACAGTTGCAAACCTCACACTTTTCCTGCAGTTGACAGCTGGTGGGCATGCAGTTGATCTCAATAAGACACTGGTCACCTATACAGATCAGTCTAACCATGACTCCTATACAATAGACGATGCGCAACTGACCCGTACCAATGCGTTCAACGGTGACTCAGATTACCTGATTGAGAAATATGAGAAGTTTGAGATAACCCTTGATCTCAGCTCATACAACTTGGGTGTTAACGAGAAATTCCAGGTTGAGATAAAACCGCCAGATGGAGCATCATACACACTTGAGAGATCCGTACCTGCCCAGATAGATGGAGTAATGACACTCTATTGATCAGTCCTTTTTAAGGAAATGGGCATGGCCCATTGATCGGTAAGTACCATTACCTTTTTGTCTACGACTGTAGAAGGTTTAGGTGATAATATGAGCGATGCAGCAGCTTTCGATCAGGATATGATTGACTCAATGGTGGCGAGTGCAGAAGAAGACACCATAGAGTCAAAAGTTGCCAGACTGGAAGCTGAAGTTTCCGAAGTCAAAGGCGCAATCAAAACTCTTCTTATTGATATAAGGGAGACTATGAATGTGCTCGAAAACCCTTTCCAGAACATTCAGGGCCTTGCTAACATGGCAGCAGAGGGCGCTTTAATGCCCCCTGCTTCACCTGCCACTCCCCAGGTTGAGGAAGAAGAGGCCGCTGAAGTTGAACCGGCGGCTATCCAAATAGAAGAAAAGCTGGAGACCCAGCCAAAAATGGATGTACCGGCAGGAATAACTGATCCTCTTCAACAGGTTCCAAACATTCCTAATCTGGAATTATTTGATCCGATGTCCTTTTATAAGACCATTGTATGGAGCAAAGAGATGGTTAGTAAATATGATTACGAAACCATCGAAGAACTAGTTGATGTATTTTCATTATTAGGTTATTTCACAGATGACATAAAGCAAATTATCCTTAAGATTGCATCTATCCTTTCAAAGGACAACAATCTTGACTCTGCAGTTCTGGATTTGTATCGGCTTTATACCGTACTAAACCCTGGGGATTCAAGTCTTGATTCCAAAGTCCTGGATTTCATGCTCAATGAATGTGAGAGAGGTAATTCATGTCAAACGAAGTGATAACTTCAGCGTTGCTTGTAATTGCAAGTGTCATTGCAGTTGTTGCTTTTGTAAATGCCATTCTTCCTTCAGTTCAGGGGATGGCATACTCGTATAATTCTTTAGCAGACGATATGGAAGTCGAGGTAACAACCGATATGGACATAATATTCATCTCAAGCCAGGGGGATAATATCTCCGTATGGATCAAAAACGTAGGTTCCTCGAGGATTCCTCTCTCTCACCTATCCATGAGTGATTTCTTCATCACTTCATCTTCGGTCTACTGGCATCCAAATTTTCAGGATAATTCCACTCCGACATGGGATTATACTCTTGAGAACGGAGGAGGCAATACATGGGATTCCGGAGAAACCATAATGGCCAATATTGAGCTTAGCAGTCTTCCAAGTGATACATACAATATCAACTTTGTACTCTATAACGGAGTTTCCGATTCAGATATTTTCTCAAAGTGATATTATGGGTTTCGATACTATAATTGTAGCATTCTTTGTTGTTACAACCATAATCCTTGTAGCAAACACTTTCGCAATCGGTGCAACAAACCTTATAGATTCTGCTTATGAAGGATATAGTGAAATCAATAACGTAGCATTTGATAGAATTCACACTGATATTGATATTCCATCTATATGGTACAATGATACAAGCAGCCATATTTTCTTCACAGTCGAGAATACCGGGGAAACAAAACTGAGTAATTTTGAATTGTGGGATGTCATTGTTGTTAAAAACGGATCCGCATCTTATCTGGATAGTGATGACTGGACAATGAGTTTCCAGAACGACACAATAAACCCTGGAATTCTCGATCCCCTTGAAACAATGGATGTTGAGATAAACCAGACATTTGTTGCCGGGGAACATGCAATTATAAAAGTATCCACTTCAAACGGAATTCTTTCCTCTGCAGAACACACAGTAGGTGACTGAGATGGATAAATCAAAGATTATCTCAAGTGGAAAGGATGAAATTGATAAAAAGCTTGGAGAAGGTATTCCATTGGGTTCCCTCATCTTAATTGAGGGTGAAAACGATACTGGAAAAAGCGTTCTCTGCCAGCAAATGATCTATGGTGGTCTAAACCAGTTGCATAGGATTGCCTACTATACAACTGAAAACACAATAAAAAGCCTTCTTATGCAGATGGAAAGCCTGAGTCTGGATGTGTCTGAGTTTTACAGCTGGGGGTATTTCCGTATTTTCCCCGTCCACCTTGAGGGCGTTGACTGGTCACAGGATCAAATGAAAGGTACCTTGAATCTTGTTACTGATCACATCAAAAGCAGAAAAGAGAAAGTAGCTATCATCGATTCACTTACTATGTTTACAACATATACTGGTGAGGACAATATCCTTGGATTCCTTACCAGCCTGAAAAACCTTTGTGATAAAGGTCATACCATTTTCATCACCCTTCACCAGCATGCTTTCAAGGAAGATACTCTCGTGAGAGTTCGCTCTGCATGTGACTGTCATCTTTTCCTGAGGAAGGAGCAACTTGCTGACAGGTATGTAAGCGTGATGGAAGTCTCAAAAATAAGAGGCGCAAAGAAGAGTACCGGTAATATTGTCAGTTTCGAAGTCCAGCCTGGGTTTGGATTGAGAATCATTCCAATATCATCGGCCAAGACTTAACCGGCTACTGATTATAAAAAACGTGGTTATTATGGAAATAGTTGAAGATTCAATGGGAGGGGACATAAACCCCAAATTCAAAGCCGGGGTTGGCGCGAGTTTCCCATTCAAACCAAAAAAATATGATAACCATGATCACTCGGACCTGAACAAATGCAGTCTTTACAGGTTGCTACCTCCCGAGTTGCAGGAAGAGGTCCAGCAGAATCTTCATCTTCTTGAATACCTGCATATTCTTCCCATTGATACAATTGGAATTCCACGATATGTTTCTAATCTTGAGTCAAAACACGGGGACATTCCCAGTCCAAACCTGATTTACAAAGTGAACGACAAGATTTACGTTCACATCTATCCAAATAAAAATGATGTCAGGAACTTCTACATCCCTATCGAACCTATCCTTCTTACAGGTGTCGGAAGCCTCCTGAAAGAGCTTGAAATCAAGCTTGTTGACTATCTTACAGGAATTGATTTTGATCCTGAGGACATGGAAGAGAAAAAGAGGATTCTTATTGAGTCTCTTGATGACATCTGTGTAATCGGTTCAAAAAAGATAATTGATGTTTCTTCTCCAATTTTTCAAAAGCTGGGTGTGTCAAAATATCTTCCCAAGAAGGAAGGCAAAGAAGACGATCACATCTATCTTAAAAAAGAGCAGTATGAAGCATTGAAGTATTCCCTTCTCAGGGATAAAGTGGGATTAGGTGTTCTTGATCCCTATATTAACGATAAGCATATCGAAGATATTACCTGCAATGGTCTGGGTCCGATATTTATTGAACACAAGGTGTTTGATGGCCTGAGAAGTGTAATTGAATTTATCGAAACTGATACCATTAACCAGTTCATCATACGTCTTGCGGAAAGAATCGGAAAGCCAATTACTTTCAAGGATCCGATTGTGGACTCAACGTTGCCGGATGGGTCAAGGATCAATATTGTTTATGGTAACGATATCAGTAAAAACGGAAGTAACTTCACTATAAGGAAGTTTAATGAAGTTCCATTTAGTATCCTGCAGGTCATCGAAAGCGGTACAATGGACTACCAGATTGCGGCATATCTGTGGCTTTTGCTTTCTGAAGGAATGAGTGGTTTCATTTGTGGTGAGACTGCAAGTGGAAAAACTACGACTTTGAATGGGATTACCTGTTTCATATCCCCGGATTCAAAAATAGTAACCATTGAAGATACTCCGGAATTGCAGGTTCCCCACAAGAACTGGACCCGTGAGATGACTCGTGGTAGTACAAGAGGATCCGGAGCTACGGGAGAAGGAAGCGGTTCAGATGTAACAATGTTCGATCTCCTGAAAGCAGCATTGAGACAAAGGCCTAACTATATTCTGGTGGGTGAAATACGAGGTGTTGAAGGTAATGTAGCTTTCCAGGCTATGCAGACAGGTCACCCCGTAACATCAACTTTCCACGCAGCGACTGTCGAGAAGCTGATCCAGAGGCTGACTGCTGATCCAATTAATATTCCTAAAACTTATATTGACAACCTGAATTTTGTTTTAATACAGTCCGCGGTCAGAAGACCTGATGGAAAGGTTGTGAGAAGAGTACTTAGTGTCAATGAAATAGTCGGATATGACCCCGACCGTGGGGGAGTTTCATTTGTGGAAGCTTTCTCCTGGGATCCTGTTACTGATAATTTTGTTTTCAGCGCATGGGGAAGTTCATTCCTGCTGGAGCAAAAAATAGCAACAAGGCTTGGAATACCGGCCAACAAAAAAATTGCTATCTATA
This genomic stretch from Methanohalophilus levihalophilus harbors:
- the flaJ gene encoding archaellar assembly protein FlaJ → MDYHKAFKVMEMEPTTYVLKFALPLIAIGFLFPAIMYTFFSDLFTGSAYYIPAIIPPICILFAVYYPLSILGAKVGKINNEMHYYITQMGVISTAETPRIDIIRILSENKSYALLSEESRKIYNLVVVWNLSLSDACRFISKRTPSVIFQDFLDRFAHGLQSGEDVRTFLESEQAVVMHEYESMYNSALYNVEVIKELFVSLVMALIFMASFAIIMPVITGMDAVLLMTMVAVMFSMVYVAILFFTRSKVPKDPIWQQTKRNTEKKARLFRTIPISLIACTVIAIVLFFYDKFPTLIDIPMVMTPLIYTGRMSSKIEKEIRRMDENYPAFIRSLGSSAGARGGMIDDALRSLTNHDFGALTQDVNDLFRRVNTRIDKFQAWEMFAANTGSNLIQRFSEIFVEATNLGGKPELIGDMLASNFLKIVNLRKKRYQSASSLVGVLYGLTAGIAFTLNISVSVVGLMQDMFTSMQMDSDMSLGMIIYTDIGSVQLLSLMIMFIVFVHAAVSALLIRVVNGGHMLSGTTDFVIMMWIGGVGAVFTENAVGVLLGT
- a CDS encoding type II/IV secretion system ATPase subunit; translated protein: MADNGFQKAMQRNPHLKHYINNFMKRGGKMPDFVINLPSDLDQEDVNLILPVGDPVFIHLYGTHEMGEAKYYSIEPRLSSKEQKKYRVIMDSILEKSAKEPVPESEKQLRDMILKLLNDSVDVGSGGDIPDSGEGSILQKFRPQLKKVPVNKTEYSNIRYHIERNIVGSGPIEPIIRDPYLEDIHSIGVSGVFIVHKKLGMMQTDLTFGDEEGLDGWLRSMSERIGRPVSDSKPIADGALPDGSRINIIYSLDVSKRGSSFTMRKFSDVPVSIIQLINWGALSAEMAAYMWMCLENGMSVFFSGETASGKTTMLNACLVFVNPKAKMYTAEDTAEVQPPQAVWQQLITREDGPPDSRVDTFALLKAALRSRPNYIIVGEIRGAEGNVAFQGMQTGHPVLATFHASAVTKMIQRLTGDPINVPVTFIDNLNVAMILSAVYRKGKFLRRCLSIEELEGYYEEAGGVVTRGVFQWDPESDKHHFRGMNNSFILEDKIATKLGYEDKRQIYEDLFLRARILNEMRNRGIEDYHEVLKIVVNFYKYGVNGLPFTI
- a CDS encoding ATPase domain-containing protein, whose translation is MDKNVFSFRIDRDEFNEKLGNGFPRGSLVVIEGGSGGGKSTICQRITYGLIENDINVTLVSTQLTTKGFINQMYSLDYPIANHLLKGRLLYIPVIPLVKAAKSQFDFIERLMSAEELFEKDVIVIDTISSLIKYSADPEKSLELISFFKKLNGMGKVIILTIEPNQLTEELASMFRSSCDIFMTLKSKAMASEVKRILVVNKFTGAKGRVGQMIGFRIDTKVGLVVEIAAVA
- a CDS encoding flagellar protein G, with protein sequence MLTIMKKMFRNDNADSAMTHLIFFIAAIVVALSVVAVLTSNVQSLTGSTAVSSQIMAEQLRTDITVISDPEMIPYDSSSYTFYVKNTGRTELATGFINIFIDGELIAPANVNMTLPAGEVIWRTGDVLEIDISISELSAGDHRFLIAAENGKTDAINFRTT
- a CDS encoding FlaD/FlaE family flagellar protein yields the protein MLYVYKAVCLSKFSVKAMAGISDRFKDLSTKLFKKSGSSVTDSASGGEDPFGENNFGDPDSPFEGDPFNDTLDDTAEDNEREEQNNFLEETSQRMDALDSRISKIDVVISMVQKENQEVKETVEKIDQSVLDLLSLYEIVSNQVNPFVGDDPTSKAVIERFDQNEKRIGELTTLAKMLKSEIEGFEHREVATELSAEAKQQFEDIEQKMEVFADAMINLHEKIEDLNSTLADIANRSEQLETSMKGWEKKAENTTLTAVRKKTVDKAQGSSQPSASDEEIEENESDEKLPLLMLASIKKNPMNIVVLLNWIEFLMERVGRNNLMDALDYYVDIGWVSEEVRSEIMAYARGIDYYVEKPTWRLLPEDHTKSLLFIERLRGKKIDKNQLSTIDREMAKVKHGLEELYGI
- a CDS encoding archaellin/type IV pilin N-terminal domain-containing protein: MFSKIQKNDSAFTGLEAAIVLIAFVVVAAVFSYVMLGAGFYTTQKSQEVVHTGVQQASSSIGISGDVIIKGDSDGDNASTLTFYVTSTAGGAPVDLDKTLITYADTSDFVSNCNWSYTGEITDEGTPDNLVEAGEKYQVVVNFTATSGITSKPTMNEVIKIEVKPPEGAVLALSRTMPPEISADSYYTVY
- a CDS encoding archaellin/type IV pilin N-terminal domain-containing protein, whose translation is MIPMKKLSNDTRAFTGLEAAIVLIAFVVVAAVFSYVMLGAGFYTTQKSQEVVHTGVEQASSSIELTGDVIATGNTTSDTVANLTLFLQLTAGGHAVDLNKTLVTYTDQSNHDSYTIDDAQLTRTNAFNGDSDYLIEKYEKFEITLDLSSYNLGVNEKFQVEIKPPDGASYTLERSVPAQIDGVMTLY
- a CDS encoding flagellar protein FlaF; this encodes MGFDTIIVAFFVVTTIILVANTFAIGATNLIDSAYEGYSEINNVAFDRIHTDIDIPSIWYNDTSSHIFFTVENTGETKLSNFELWDVIVVKNGSASYLDSDDWTMSFQNDTINPGILDPLETMDVEINQTFVAGEHAIIKVSTSNGILSSAEHTVGD
- a CDS encoding ATPase domain-containing protein translates to MDKSKIISSGKDEIDKKLGEGIPLGSLILIEGENDTGKSVLCQQMIYGGLNQLHRIAYYTTENTIKSLLMQMESLSLDVSEFYSWGYFRIFPVHLEGVDWSQDQMKGTLNLVTDHIKSRKEKVAIIDSLTMFTTYTGEDNILGFLTSLKNLCDKGHTIFITLHQHAFKEDTLVRVRSACDCHLFLRKEQLADRYVSVMEVSKIRGAKKSTGNIVSFEVQPGFGLRIIPISSAKT
- a CDS encoding type II/IV secretion system ATPase subunit is translated as MEIVEDSMGGDINPKFKAGVGASFPFKPKKYDNHDHSDLNKCSLYRLLPPELQEEVQQNLHLLEYLHILPIDTIGIPRYVSNLESKHGDIPSPNLIYKVNDKIYVHIYPNKNDVRNFYIPIEPILLTGVGSLLKELEIKLVDYLTGIDFDPEDMEEKKRILIESLDDICVIGSKKIIDVSSPIFQKLGVSKYLPKKEGKEDDHIYLKKEQYEALKYSLLRDKVGLGVLDPYINDKHIEDITCNGLGPIFIEHKVFDGLRSVIEFIETDTINQFIIRLAERIGKPITFKDPIVDSTLPDGSRINIVYGNDISKNGSNFTIRKFNEVPFSILQVIESGTMDYQIAAYLWLLLSEGMSGFICGETASGKTTTLNGITCFISPDSKIVTIEDTPELQVPHKNWTREMTRGSTRGSGATGEGSGSDVTMFDLLKAALRQRPNYILVGEIRGVEGNVAFQAMQTGHPVTSTFHAATVEKLIQRLTADPINIPKTYIDNLNFVLIQSAVRRPDGKVVRRVLSVNEIVGYDPDRGGVSFVEAFSWDPVTDNFVFSAWGSSFLLEQKIATRLGIPANKKIAIYNEIDKRARILERLHKEGIKNFYEFFDTTAKITKHGMLKVDF